In a genomic window of Mucilaginibacter sp. KACC 22063:
- a CDS encoding glycosyltransferase family 4 protein produces the protein MKVLIITHRVPFPQNGGYPIVVCNTMKGLLDAGHTVSLFALDAHKKHIHDDREPDELIARINYKTFRLSINLNFFEGIIGVFNNRFRQIERFYHQGFERMLIEELKTTTYDIIQLEGLYVMPYLSVIRRFSKARIVYRSHNIEHIVWQRLAAQKGDPIKKWYLKLMASRIKNYEMQQINRVDAIAVFTEQDQHTMLNYSVKPPVEILPVCLDIARYKPDPSKTEFPSLFFLGSLDWLPNREGIQWFLNTFYQDLTGDELRVRFYVAGNDIPEQFDDYEVMGKIYIQGEVDDALEFVNSKSVMIVPLLSGGGMRVKIVEGMAMEKCIISTSLGAEGIDYQHGVNILIANNREEFLRCIKRCITDEAYTKRIGANARKLVEQTYDISVVASKMVAFYQQVAGAGV, from the coding sequence GTGAAGGTACTTATTATTACGCACCGCGTTCCATTTCCGCAAAATGGCGGATACCCCATTGTTGTGTGTAATACCATGAAGGGTTTGCTGGATGCAGGCCATACTGTTTCCTTGTTTGCTTTAGATGCGCATAAAAAACATATTCATGATGATAGAGAACCAGATGAGCTGATCGCCCGCATCAATTACAAAACATTCAGGCTAAGTATCAACCTTAATTTCTTTGAAGGTATTATCGGGGTTTTTAATAACCGTTTCAGGCAGATAGAGCGTTTTTACCATCAAGGCTTTGAGCGCATGCTGATAGAGGAACTTAAAACTACAACCTATGATATCATACAGTTGGAGGGGTTGTATGTAATGCCTTACTTGTCGGTTATTCGGCGGTTCAGTAAGGCACGTATTGTATACCGCTCACATAATATTGAGCATATTGTATGGCAAAGGCTGGCCGCGCAAAAAGGGGATCCGATTAAGAAATGGTATCTTAAACTAATGGCATCGCGCATTAAGAACTATGAAATGCAGCAGATTAACCGGGTTGATGCGATAGCAGTTTTCACAGAACAGGACCAGCACACCATGCTTAACTATAGCGTGAAACCGCCTGTTGAAATATTACCCGTTTGCCTTGATATTGCACGATATAAGCCTGATCCGTCAAAAACAGAATTTCCAAGCCTGTTCTTTTTAGGTTCGCTTGACTGGCTGCCCAACCGCGAAGGAATCCAGTGGTTTTTAAATACTTTTTACCAGGACCTTACCGGCGACGAACTGCGTGTGCGGTTTTATGTAGCCGGAAACGACATCCCCGAGCAGTTTGACGATTATGAGGTAATGGGCAAAATTTACATCCAGGGAGAAGTGGATGACGCGCTGGAGTTTGTAAACAGTAAATCGGTCATGATCGTTCCCCTGCTATCGGGCGGTGGTATGCGTGTAAAAATTGTAGAAGGCATGGCGATGGAAAAATGTATCATTTCCACATCGCTGGGAGCCGAGGGCATCGATTATCAGCATGGCGTTAATATACTTATTGCCAATAACCGCGAAGAATTTCTACGCTGTATCAAGCGTTGCATTACCGACGAAGCCTATACCAAGCGTATTGGTGCCAATGCCCGAAAGCTGGTTGAACAAACCTATGATATCAGCGTAGTAGCAAGCAAAATGGTCGCTTTTTATCAGCAGGTTGCAGGGGCGGGCGTGTAA
- the gcvT gene encoding glycine cleavage system aminomethyltransferase GcvT: MKNTALTHIHEALGAKMVPFAGYNMPVQYTGINAEHDTVRKSVGVFDVSHMGEFILKGDHALDLIQRVTSNDASKLYDGKVQYSCLPNEDGGIVDDLLVYRIDEKTYMLVVNASNIEKDWNWISKYNTFGVDMKDISDRTSLLAVQGPKAADALQKLTDVDLASMEYYSFKKGKFAGVDNVVISATGYTGAGGFEIYVENTNAEHVWNEVFKAGEEFGIKPIGLGARDTLRLEMGFCLYGNDIDDTTSPLEAGLGWITKFSKEFTNSAALQQQKQEGVKRKLIGFKMVERGIPRHDYEIVDAEGNNIGKVTSGTQSPSLQTAIGMGYVQNQYSKEGSEIYIKIRDNKVKAEVVKLPFYKA, translated from the coding sequence ATGAAGAATACAGCATTAACTCATATTCATGAAGCTTTAGGAGCTAAAATGGTTCCGTTTGCAGGTTATAATATGCCTGTTCAGTATACTGGTATCAACGCCGAACATGACACTGTTCGCAAAAGCGTAGGTGTGTTTGACGTAAGCCACATGGGCGAATTTATTTTAAAGGGCGACCACGCACTTGACCTGATCCAAAGGGTGACCAGCAACGATGCTTCTAAACTATATGATGGTAAAGTGCAGTACTCTTGCCTGCCTAACGAAGATGGCGGTATTGTTGATGACCTGCTGGTTTACCGTATTGACGAGAAAACCTATATGCTGGTAGTTAATGCATCAAACATTGAGAAAGACTGGAACTGGATTTCTAAGTACAACACCTTTGGTGTGGACATGAAAGATATTTCGGACCGCACCTCATTGCTGGCTGTACAAGGCCCTAAAGCGGCTGATGCGCTGCAAAAACTTACTGATGTTGACCTGGCATCAATGGAGTATTATTCTTTCAAAAAAGGAAAGTTTGCGGGAGTGGATAATGTGGTAATATCAGCTACAGGTTATACCGGTGCGGGTGGTTTTGAGATTTATGTAGAGAACACCAATGCCGAACACGTTTGGAATGAGGTTTTCAAAGCAGGCGAAGAATTTGGCATTAAACCTATTGGTTTAGGCGCTCGTGATACCCTGCGTTTAGAAATGGGTTTCTGCTTGTATGGTAATGATATTGATGATACTACCTCGCCTTTAGAAGCAGGCCTGGGCTGGATCACTAAGTTCAGCAAAGAGTTTACCAATTCGGCTGCCCTGCAACAACAAAAACAAGAAGGTGTTAAACGCAAACTGATCGGCTTTAAAATGGTTGAGCGTGGTATTCCGCGTCACGATTATGAGATTGTTGATGCAGAGGGTAACAACATCGGTAAAGTAACCTCTGGTACCCAATCGCCATCATTACAAACTGCCATTGGTATGGGCTATGTGCAAAACCAATACAGCAAAGAAGGTTCGGAGATTTACATCAAGATCCGCGATAATAAAGTAAAGGCTGAGGTAGTTAAACTGCCTTTTTACAAAGCTTAA
- a CDS encoding 2-phosphosulfolactate phosphatase, with protein MKLEVCLSPALLPLYKVEEYIVVIIDIFRATSSICYGIENGAEAIIPVSQVEECAAYREKGTEYMLAAERNGSVVEGFDFGNSPFSYTKEKVAGKTVVLTTTNGTHALHLSRAAKKIIIGSFLNLTALCNWLKTQNEHILLVCAGWKNNFNLEDTMFAGAVVDQLKQNASYVLDDPAIAANDIYDLGKNDISAYLSKTSHGERLKKLGIEKDIEFCLNVDITTAIPVLNGEKLVKMEI; from the coding sequence ATGAAGCTTGAAGTATGCCTTTCTCCGGCTTTGCTTCCATTATATAAGGTTGAGGAATATATTGTCGTTATTATTGACATTTTTCGTGCAACATCATCCATCTGTTATGGGATAGAGAATGGTGCTGAAGCTATTATTCCTGTTTCTCAGGTAGAAGAATGTGCCGCCTACCGCGAAAAAGGAACAGAATATATGTTGGCGGCCGAGCGTAATGGCAGCGTTGTAGAGGGGTTCGACTTTGGTAATTCGCCTTTTTCTTATACCAAAGAAAAAGTTGCCGGTAAAACAGTTGTGCTTACTACAACTAATGGCACACATGCCCTGCATTTATCACGCGCTGCAAAGAAAATCATTATAGGCTCGTTTTTAAACCTGACCGCCCTTTGCAACTGGTTGAAAACACAGAATGAACACATCCTGCTGGTGTGTGCCGGTTGGAAGAATAACTTTAACCTGGAAGATACCATGTTTGCAGGGGCAGTTGTAGACCAGTTAAAGCAAAACGCAAGCTATGTGCTGGACGACCCTGCAATTGCAGCTAATGATATTTATGACCTGGGTAAAAATGATATTTCAGCTTACCTGAGCAAAACCTCACACGGCGAACGCCTGAAAAAGTTAGGTATTGAAAAGGATATTGAATTCTGCCTTAATGTGGATATTACCACCGCTATACCTGTCTTAAACGGCGAAAAGCTGGTTAAGATGGAGATTTAG
- the hisS gene encoding histidine--tRNA ligase, whose translation MANIKPSVPKGTRDFSPAEMVKRNYIFDTIKSVFRKYGYQQIETPTMENLSTLTGKYGDEGDKLIFKVLNSGEIISDDILKSLDDESAFIEQLTVDVLKKFNGTINKDGNYSFEGDFENYSDFANQIKKYATQKFKKFIKEESSEKALRYDLTVPFARYVVQHRNDITFPFKRFQVQPVWRADRPQKGRYREFYQCDADVVGSDSLLNEAEFILIYDEALSNLGLKDFTIKINNRKILSGIAEIIGKPELIVDMTVAIDKLDKIGLDGVVNELLTKGFTQEDINKLEPIILLEGSNYEKLNKLRHILAESATGLKGCEELETIFEYINNCKLQRAKLELDITLARGLNYYTGAIFEVKTNEAFMGSIGGGGRYDDLTGMFGLKGLTGAGISFGADRIYDVLEELNLFPEGSNQTTRVLICCFDKAGEVYALPLLQQLRSEGVNAELYPSGTKIKKQFDYANNKNIPYVVVIGSDEIETGELTFKHMESGVQEKLTANQILAKVK comes from the coding sequence ATGGCTAACATTAAACCATCTGTACCTAAAGGAACCCGCGACTTCTCGCCTGCCGAAATGGTGAAGCGTAATTACATTTTCGACACCATTAAAAGCGTATTCCGCAAGTATGGCTACCAGCAAATAGAAACGCCAACGATGGAAAACCTGAGTACGTTGACAGGCAAGTATGGCGACGAAGGCGATAAGCTGATTTTTAAGGTTTTGAACAGTGGTGAAATTATAAGTGATGACATTTTAAAAAGCTTAGATGACGAAAGTGCGTTTATAGAACAACTCACTGTTGACGTTCTTAAAAAGTTCAATGGAACAATAAATAAAGATGGTAACTATTCTTTTGAAGGTGATTTTGAAAATTATTCAGATTTTGCAAATCAGATCAAAAAATATGCTACACAAAAATTTAAAAAATTTATAAAAGAAGAGTCTTCGGAGAAAGCATTACGCTATGATTTGACCGTTCCCTTTGCTAGATATGTTGTGCAACATCGAAATGACATCACCTTTCCTTTTAAGCGTTTCCAGGTGCAGCCAGTATGGCGTGCCGACCGTCCGCAGAAAGGCCGTTACCGTGAGTTTTACCAGTGCGATGCCGACGTTGTGGGCTCTGATTCGTTATTAAACGAAGCCGAATTTATATTAATCTATGACGAAGCCTTATCAAACCTGGGTTTGAAAGATTTTACCATTAAGATCAACAACCGCAAGATACTTTCGGGCATTGCAGAAATCATTGGTAAACCCGAGTTAATTGTAGATATGACCGTTGCCATTGACAAGCTGGACAAGATCGGCCTGGATGGCGTGGTGAATGAATTACTTACCAAAGGCTTTACACAGGAAGATATCAACAAACTGGAGCCTATCATTTTATTAGAAGGCTCCAATTACGAAAAGTTGAATAAGCTTCGCCATATCCTTGCAGAATCAGCAACCGGCTTAAAAGGCTGCGAAGAACTGGAAACGATTTTTGAATATATCAATAACTGCAAGCTGCAACGCGCCAAGCTGGAGCTGGATATTACCCTTGCCCGTGGCTTAAATTATTATACCGGGGCAATCTTCGAAGTAAAAACAAACGAAGCATTTATGGGCAGCATTGGCGGAGGTGGCCGTTATGACGACCTTACCGGCATGTTTGGTTTAAAGGGCTTAACAGGTGCAGGTATCTCTTTCGGTGCCGACCGTATTTATGACGTTTTAGAAGAGCTGAACTTATTCCCAGAAGGCAGCAACCAAACTACACGTGTTTTGATCTGCTGCTTTGACAAAGCAGGCGAGGTATACGCTTTACCGCTATTACAACAATTGCGTAGCGAAGGTGTTAATGCCGAGCTTTACCCATCGGGCACCAAGATCAAAAAGCAATTTGATTACGCCAACAATAAAAATATTCCTTATGTAGTGGTTATTGGCAGCGACGAGATCGAAACCGGCGAGCTTACCTTTAAGCATATGGAAAGCGGTGTGCAAGAGAAGTTAACTGCGAATCAGATATTAGCGAAAGTGAAATAA
- a CDS encoding GNAT family N-acetyltransferase has protein sequence MKVVITTPRLIVREYLEDDLQLRQLFGADEDVTRFTPKRTPQEIDALFRDNLQLYKNGEGLGRWAIIDAETKEYMGDCMLLTAREGLTGVELGYAFHKKHWGKGLATELVAELVRHGFEDLQLNRICAITIMENVASQKVLLNNGFQQVENAKIKDTELYQYVKHKGD, from the coding sequence ATGAAGGTTGTTATTACTACCCCGCGCCTTATCGTACGCGAATACCTGGAAGATGATCTGCAACTGCGCCAGTTGTTCGGCGCCGATGAAGATGTTACCCGTTTTACACCCAAACGAACACCACAAGAAATTGACGCTTTATTCAGGGATAATCTGCAATTATATAAAAACGGCGAGGGCTTGGGCCGCTGGGCTATCATAGATGCGGAAACCAAAGAATATATGGGCGACTGCATGCTGCTTACCGCCCGCGAAGGTTTAACAGGTGTTGAACTGGGCTACGCTTTTCATAAAAAACACTGGGGAAAGGGTTTGGCAACGGAGTTGGTGGCGGAACTGGTAAGGCATGGTTTTGAAGACCTGCAGCTGAATCGTATTTGTGCAATAACCATTATGGAAAATGTGGCATCGCAAAAAGTGCTGCTGAATAACGGGTTTCAGCAGGTAGAGAATGCTAAAATAAAAGATACAGAGCTGTACCAGTATGTAAAGCACAAAGGCGATTAA
- a CDS encoding low molecular weight protein-tyrosine-phosphatase, protein MKILMVCLGNICRSPLAEGIMQHLADEQGLNWEVDSSGTGDWHVGECPDRRSISVARQHGVDISKQVCRLFHINDFEDFDQIYVMDKSNLRNVLALAPNAEAAKKVELLLGHKEVPDPYHDNNQFLPVFKMIEARCKQIIKELTNKGD, encoded by the coding sequence ATGAAAATTCTAATGGTTTGCCTCGGCAACATCTGCCGTTCGCCGCTTGCCGAAGGCATTATGCAGCACCTGGCCGATGAGCAGGGCTTAAACTGGGAAGTGGATTCGTCAGGTACGGGCGACTGGCATGTGGGCGAATGCCCCGACAGGCGTTCGATCAGTGTCGCCAGGCAGCATGGCGTTGATATCAGTAAACAGGTTTGCCGCCTGTTTCATATCAATGACTTTGAGGATTTTGATCAAATTTATGTGATGGATAAATCAAACCTGCGCAATGTATTGGCCTTAGCGCCTAATGCCGAAGCCGCTAAAAAGGTTGAGCTGCTGTTAGGTCATAAGGAAGTGCCAGACCCATATCACGACAACAATCAATTTCTGCCTGTATTTAAAATGATTGAGGCACGCTGCAAGCAAATCATAAAAGAACTTACTAACAAAGGCGATTAA
- a CDS encoding S1/P1 nuclease: MKLNFFKKLILGAAIVYLPAQSMAWGTQGHRICGQIADSYLSPKARKAVQAILGNESVAMASNWADFIKSDPQYNYLYTWHFLDFDKPMNYPELQQFLKEDTGVDAYTKLQYLIADIKKPGISKENKLLDLRMIIHIVEDIHQPMHTAHTSDKGGNDLKVNWFSEPSNLHSVWDSKLIDFQQLSYTEYTNWINHTTAAERAEWQKEPISKWLYDSHVLAEKIYADVHPGDTLNYKYNFKYIDILNKQMLKAGVHLAGLLNQIFA, from the coding sequence ATGAAATTAAACTTTTTTAAAAAACTGATATTGGGTGCTGCTATTGTTTACCTGCCGGCACAAAGCATGGCATGGGGAACACAAGGCCACCGTATTTGCGGCCAGATTGCCGACAGCTACCTTTCGCCTAAAGCACGTAAGGCTGTGCAAGCTATTTTAGGCAACGAATCTGTTGCTATGGCCAGCAACTGGGCCGATTTTATAAAATCAGACCCGCAATATAATTATCTATATACCTGGCACTTTCTCGACTTTGATAAGCCAATGAATTACCCGGAACTGCAGCAGTTTTTAAAAGAAGATACCGGTGTAGATGCCTATACCAAGCTGCAATATCTGATCGCTGATATTAAAAAGCCAGGCATCAGCAAAGAGAACAAATTGCTTGACCTGCGTATGATCATTCACATTGTTGAAGACATTCACCAGCCAATGCATACCGCACATACATCAGACAAAGGCGGAAACGACCTTAAAGTGAACTGGTTCAGTGAGCCAAGCAACCTACACTCGGTATGGGACAGTAAACTAATCGACTTTCAGCAGTTAAGCTACACAGAATACACCAACTGGATTAATCATACCACGGCAGCTGAACGTGCCGAATGGCAGAAAGAGCCAATCAGCAAATGGCTGTATGATTCGCATGTACTGGCTGAAAAAATCTATGCAGATGTACATCCGGGTGATACACTTAATTACAAATACAACTTTAAGTACATCGATATCCTGAACAAGCAGATGCTTAAAGCAGGCGTACACCTTGCAGGCTTGTTGAATCAGATATTTGCTTAA
- a CDS encoding fumarate hydratase: MHIRKLTFRPFQQILTLSIALLLASCSMNPAYQGRGEAGIQGEWQQDTTSAQKKLVSYALYHFRFDCDSFYVQMHTFSKVNYGADTCMRNGHWTEYAKGRYEVQSDTLHLKGFFTLKSGKLKDEGGCFRSGVYEERFKFSKKTDSLYQFTNTTSVTPFTIHLTKRITCNPKPL; this comes from the coding sequence ATGCATATAAGGAAACTTACCTTTCGCCCTTTCCAACAAATACTTACTTTAAGCATAGCATTGCTGTTAGCTTCATGCTCCATGAACCCGGCTTACCAGGGCAGGGGCGAAGCCGGCATACAAGGCGAGTGGCAACAGGACACCACCAGCGCCCAGAAAAAACTGGTTAGTTATGCTTTATATCATTTCAGGTTCGACTGCGATTCGTTTTATGTGCAAATGCACACTTTTAGTAAAGTAAACTACGGCGCTGATACCTGTATGCGCAATGGCCACTGGACAGAATATGCCAAAGGCCGTTACGAGGTACAAAGCGACACCCTGCACCTTAAAGGCTTTTTCACCTTAAAAAGCGGCAAGCTTAAAGACGAGGGCGGCTGTTTCCGTTCCGGCGTTTATGAAGAACGTTTTAAGTTCAGCAAAAAAACAGATTCGCTTTACCAGTTTACCAATACTACCAGCGTTACGCCGTTTACTATTCATCTTACCAAAAGAATTACTTGTAACCCCAAACCCCTTTAA